The Gemmatimonadota bacterium genome segment CTTTCTGATTTATTGGCGAAATGAGTGAATCGTCTTGTGAAACAGATTACCTGCATGGCACCCGGGGCTATTGAGACTGTGCAGTCTTTGTTAGATGACAGAGCCGCGCGGTCTGTTTTTGTTGTGGCTGATCGCACAGCCTACGATGAATCGGGTGCAAAAATGTATATAGAAGCCGCATTACAGGGGCGCATCCATACTATCTTTGATGATTTCGCGCCCAATCCCAAATACGCCGATGTGATACGCGGTGTCAAATTATGGCACGCACATCCATGTGATATGATGATTGCCATAGGTGGCGGATCTGCAATTGATATGGCCAAGCTCATTGGCATTTTCGGTACACATCGCGGACAATACCGCGAACTTCTTACAGGGAATATACCGATTCGGGATAAAGCCGCACCTTTAATCGCCATTCCCTCCACAGCGGGTACGGGGAGTGAAGCAACGCATTTTGCTGTGGTTTATGTCGGGGAACAAAAATATTCCGTTGCACACGCCAATGTGCTGCCAGACTACGCAATTATCGATCCCAATCTGACTACCAATTTGCCAGCTTCTATTACCGCACATACGGGACTGGACGCACTGTCACAGGCTGTTGAATCTCTGTGGAGTGTGAATGCAACCGCGCAATCGCGTGTTTTTGCAAGCGAGGCT includes the following:
- a CDS encoding phosphonoacetaldehyde reductase codes for the protein MNRLVKQITCMAPGAIETVQSLLDDRAARSVFVVADRTAYDESGAKMYIEAALQGRIHTIFDDFAPNPKYADVIRGVKLWHAHPCDMMIAIGGGSAIDMAKLIGIFGTHRGQYRELLTGNIPIRDKAAPLIAIPSTAGTGSEATHFAVVYVGEQKYSVAHANVLPDYAIIDPNLTTNLPASITAHTGLDALSQAVESLWSVNATAQSRVFASEALTLVLDNLEAAVHRPTPDVRANMCRAAHLSGKAINISKTTAPHAISYTLTSQFGVPHGLAVALTLGAVLIYNNGVVSGDCWHPKGVAQVQKDIRDINRLIGVASSEEARKHIDDLIGAIGCPTRLRQVGVDTDADLEILVQNVNTERLKNNPRALSQFELRQILQEIH